In the genome of Streptomyces sp. NBC_00237, one region contains:
- a CDS encoding M4 family metallopeptidase — translation MSHSSHSSHSRRTTRSGTGASAARIRRAPGAAALIGAAALVLTTPGLAHAAPEPAPAPGPAPAEVTPGRGTLTPSLVRGIREAAPATGSAPDAARAYLGGRQDRYRIADAARDLTPARSTNTAGQESVRLQQKHRGVPVLGGQYVVRMEREGGERVVTGTSGKYFTGLTASTTPAVDATLAVERAVDSVRTRLAEQDFAGEDPVLEGTARGLVVLPQGTGVLTHHITVRGTGPSSGEPVLREVYVDARAGYPVLQYSGIKTFTAPRAPQGNPVRTRAAAAPENGTGTGTGTGTGTGTGTGTGTGTKLDGKPVALDAERDDARGLYVLRDRTRLPQDDGYHRTLSTWDARGKWASDVSGHWPDGIQEFSSPTPAFGPEATDAGAVDAHWGAAQVFDYFKGKHGRDSLDGRGMAINSLVGISSYGMPYVNAFWDGQKMVYGIGDEEYLPLSAGLDVVGHEMTHAVVETSANLVYAGQSGAMNEAIADYFGNAVETSAYGIPASDPDSGLIGDRLCRTKGPRACALRDLGDGRTTTGSFIGVGQANDNGGVHLNSTIFGGALWDARKELGGDLADRIVYKALTQYLTPIDGFTEGRAAMLAAAKDLKVTAAQQKALTRAFTAHGIVPGWEQALGIDSEKLFGRIQTADTNLGAGGGWWAAAKSNEAGSEPYSVWAGRVNGKGQKLLMSPNDGRYHVNPATDGKTVVWQAVGPDGTEVLSRPLAGGVIKNLWKGRATDSSIDVDGDLVAFDYYNHGGRMGVKYLSLKDPAAIESIGGGTYHRAHGSSVSNGKVAYQERRRVALQGARAAGPQGRAAAEYSLATRLLDVATGENRIVRENPSGTSLGPTALNGTHVFWLLNDGSAEGKTTLRRADLSGANVVDLSAQTGPNALNMYDLTVSADTVTVGTHLPDAEIRNESTGKLHQFAASGAPDAPTTYKGRVSCNRGEQTAAAAVASSQVIWLDATTGTPDVVTRTTPRGRCA, via the coding sequence GTGAGCCACTCCAGCCACTCAAGCCACTCACGAAGAACCACCCGCAGCGGTACGGGCGCGAGCGCGGCCCGAATACGCCGCGCACCCGGCGCGGCAGCCCTGATCGGCGCAGCCGCGCTGGTCCTGACCACCCCGGGCCTCGCCCACGCCGCGCCGGAACCGGCCCCGGCCCCCGGCCCCGCCCCGGCGGAAGTCACCCCGGGCCGGGGCACGTTGACCCCCTCGCTCGTACGCGGCATCCGCGAGGCCGCACCCGCGACCGGGAGCGCACCGGACGCGGCCCGCGCGTACCTGGGCGGGCGGCAGGACCGCTACCGCATCGCCGACGCCGCCCGCGACCTGACCCCGGCTCGCAGCACGAACACCGCAGGCCAGGAGAGCGTACGACTCCAGCAGAAGCACCGGGGCGTCCCCGTGCTGGGCGGCCAGTACGTCGTACGGATGGAACGCGAGGGCGGCGAGCGGGTCGTCACCGGCACCTCCGGCAAGTACTTCACGGGCCTGACCGCGAGCACCACCCCCGCCGTGGACGCCACCCTTGCCGTCGAACGCGCGGTGGACTCCGTCCGCACCCGGCTCGCCGAACAGGACTTCGCGGGCGAGGACCCCGTACTGGAGGGCACCGCACGCGGCCTGGTCGTCCTCCCGCAGGGCACCGGCGTCCTCACCCACCACATCACGGTGCGCGGCACCGGTCCGTCGAGCGGCGAACCCGTGCTGCGCGAGGTGTACGTGGACGCGCGCGCCGGGTATCCCGTGCTCCAGTACAGCGGTATCAAGACGTTCACAGCACCCCGCGCCCCGCAGGGCAATCCGGTACGGACCCGCGCCGCCGCCGCACCCGAAAACGGCACAGGCACCGGCACCGGCACTGGCACTGGCACTGGCACTGGCACTGGCACTGGCACTGGCACCAAACTCGACGGCAAGCCCGTCGCCCTCGACGCCGAACGCGACGACGCCCGAGGTCTGTACGTCCTCCGCGACCGCACCCGCCTTCCCCAGGACGACGGCTACCACCGCACGCTCTCCACCTGGGACGCACGCGGCAAGTGGGCGAGCGACGTGTCCGGGCACTGGCCCGACGGCATCCAGGAGTTCAGCTCCCCGACCCCCGCCTTCGGCCCCGAGGCCACCGACGCGGGAGCGGTCGACGCGCACTGGGGCGCGGCCCAGGTCTTCGACTACTTCAAGGGCAAGCACGGCCGCGACAGCCTCGACGGCCGGGGCATGGCCATCAACTCCCTGGTGGGCATCAGCAGTTACGGCATGCCGTACGTGAACGCCTTCTGGGACGGCCAGAAGATGGTGTACGGCATCGGCGACGAGGAGTACCTGCCCCTCTCCGCCGGCCTGGACGTCGTCGGCCACGAAATGACCCACGCCGTGGTCGAGACCTCCGCGAACCTGGTCTACGCGGGCCAGTCCGGGGCCATGAACGAGGCCATCGCCGACTACTTCGGCAACGCCGTCGAGACCTCCGCGTACGGCATCCCGGCGAGCGACCCCGACTCGGGCCTGATCGGCGACCGCCTGTGCCGCACCAAGGGCCCGCGCGCGTGCGCCCTGCGCGACCTGGGCGACGGCCGTACCACGACCGGCTCCTTCATCGGCGTCGGCCAGGCCAACGACAACGGCGGCGTCCACCTCAACTCCACGATCTTCGGCGGCGCTCTGTGGGACGCCCGCAAGGAACTGGGCGGTGACCTGGCCGACCGCATCGTCTACAAGGCGCTGACCCAGTACCTCACCCCGATCGACGGCTTCACCGAGGGTCGCGCGGCGATGCTGGCGGCGGCCAAGGACCTCAAGGTGACGGCCGCCCAGCAGAAGGCCCTCACCCGCGCCTTCACCGCGCACGGCATCGTCCCCGGCTGGGAACAAGCTCTCGGCATCGACTCCGAGAAGCTCTTCGGCCGCATCCAGACCGCCGACACGAACCTCGGCGCGGGCGGTGGCTGGTGGGCCGCCGCGAAGTCGAACGAGGCGGGCTCGGAGCCGTACTCCGTCTGGGCCGGACGGGTCAACGGCAAGGGCCAGAAGCTGCTGATGAGCCCCAACGACGGCCGCTACCACGTCAATCCGGCCACCGACGGCAAGACCGTGGTCTGGCAGGCGGTCGGCCCCGACGGCACGGAGGTCCTGTCGCGCCCGCTCGCCGGAGGCGTGATCAAGAATTTGTGGAAGGGCCGGGCCACCGACAGTTCGATCGACGTCGACGGTGATCTCGTCGCCTTCGACTACTACAACCACGGCGGCCGGATGGGCGTGAAGTACCTGAGCCTGAAGGACCCCGCCGCGATCGAGTCCATCGGCGGCGGTACGTACCACCGCGCGCACGGCTCCTCGGTGAGCAACGGCAAGGTGGCCTACCAGGAGCGCCGCAGGGTCGCCCTCCAAGGAGCCCGGGCCGCTGGTCCGCAAGGGCGGGCCGCCGCCGAATACTCCCTGGCGACCCGCCTCCTCGACGTCGCCACCGGCGAGAACAGAATCGTCCGGGAGAACCCGAGCGGCACCAGCCTCGGCCCGACCGCCCTCAACGGCACGCACGTCTTCTGGCTGCTGAACGACGGTTCGGCGGAGGGGAAGACCACCCTGCGCCGCGCCGACCTCTCGGGGGCGAACGTCGTCGACCTCAGTGCGCAGACCGGCCCGAACGCCCTGAACATGTACGACCTGACGGTCTCCGCCGACACCGTGACGGTCGGCACCCACCTCCCCGATGCCGAGATCCGCAACGAGTCGACCGGCAAGCTCCACCAGTTCGCGGCCTCCGGTGCGCCCGACGCCCCGACGACGTACAAGGGTCGCGTCTCCTGCAACCGGGGCGAGCAGACGGCCGCCGCGGCGGTCGCGTCGAGCCAGGTGATCTGGCTGGACGCGACGACCGGCACGCCGGACGTGGTGACCCGGACGACTCCGAGGGGGCGCTGCGCCTGA
- a CDS encoding iron ABC transporter permease, whose product MATPTDRLPSERPPAEQHLTARPSTGPAPPRRIPLPVLVPALLVGVLLSLVCGAGLGASGLTWPEVLRYLWAGLTGGAISPDEVPAYTIVWELRFPRAVLAAVVGAGLSSIGIAVQAMVRNALADPFVLGISSGAAVGANAVLLFGALGALGVWALSTAAFVSALAAMALVYAVARTPRGLTPLRLVLTGTALYYGFSAITTFMVFAAERGEAARSAMMWLLGSLGGASWASVPIAAAAVCAGLAHLAWSARRLNALAMGDETAAALGVDAGRFRKELFVVCAAVTGAVVAVSGAIGFVGLMVPHAVRMLVGADHRRLLAVAPLLGALLLIWVDVLSRTLLAPVELPVGVLTAAVGVPCFVLLMRRNSYTFGGA is encoded by the coding sequence GTGGCCACCCCCACCGACCGGCTCCCCTCCGAGCGCCCTCCCGCCGAGCAGCACCTCACCGCGCGGCCCTCCACGGGCCCCGCGCCGCCCCGGCGCATCCCCCTGCCCGTCCTCGTGCCCGCTCTCCTGGTGGGCGTCCTCCTCTCCCTCGTCTGCGGCGCGGGGCTCGGTGCTTCGGGCTTGACCTGGCCCGAAGTCCTCCGTTACCTCTGGGCGGGCCTCACCGGCGGCGCGATATCCCCCGACGAAGTCCCCGCGTACACGATCGTCTGGGAACTCCGCTTCCCGCGCGCCGTGCTGGCCGCCGTCGTCGGCGCGGGCCTGTCCTCCATCGGCATCGCCGTGCAGGCCATGGTCCGCAACGCCCTCGCCGACCCGTTCGTCCTCGGCATCTCGTCGGGCGCGGCCGTCGGCGCGAACGCCGTCCTCCTCTTCGGCGCGCTCGGCGCACTCGGCGTCTGGGCGCTGTCCACCGCCGCCTTCGTCTCCGCGCTCGCCGCGATGGCCCTCGTCTACGCCGTCGCCCGCACGCCGCGCGGCCTGACCCCCCTGCGCCTGGTCCTCACCGGCACCGCGCTGTACTACGGCTTCTCGGCCATCACCACCTTCATGGTGTTCGCCGCCGAACGCGGCGAGGCGGCCCGCTCCGCCATGATGTGGCTGCTGGGCAGCCTGGGCGGGGCGAGCTGGGCCTCCGTACCCATCGCTGCGGCGGCGGTGTGCGCGGGCCTGGCCCATCTCGCCTGGTCGGCCCGCCGGTTGAACGCCCTCGCGATGGGCGACGAGACCGCCGCCGCGCTCGGCGTGGACGCGGGCCGGTTCCGCAAGGAGCTGTTCGTGGTGTGCGCGGCCGTGACGGGTGCGGTGGTCGCGGTGAGCGGGGCGATCGGCTTCGTCGGGCTGATGGTGCCGCATGCCGTACGGATGCTGGTGGGCGCGGACCACCGGCGGCTGCTGGCCGTGGCCCCGCTGCTCGGTGCACTGCTGCTGATCTGGGTCGACGTACTGTCCCGCACGCTCCTCGCCC